The following are encoded in a window of Flavobacteriales bacterium genomic DNA:
- a CDS encoding T9SS type A sorting domain-containing protein yields MHRTLRNLAIAAFALPCTTTMAQQAFGGQPFGLMPHLTGLPAPPVVTVDQPTSGHTRALSLDLLTEAIEHTMPNGDRLWRLSLHAPGAVALGISFDAFEVPYGGLVFLYNEAGQQLGAYMTASLDGAPILRTPRLPGNRITVEYYEPLEVQGEGAIRIGAVHLLDANNGPGRAMTEQEDGAPKGAGCTVTPPPEVDILSIEYQIVIAQDPFCCFDDWDDMCQEAYDLLTGGCPAVPPSTVDTNSQAYLLTILEDPYCCEVEWDAICQTAYEGFGGTTPVECAVVPPAEVDVASAEYLLVIAAYPGCCTTAWTSECTDAYNDLVTPPVPDLDAAITSIVDLPDLVCGEDHIAPRVTIKNNGTTVITSVIVIYGIGGQAPALDVWNGSLLPGQTYNHDLPPYTVPSAENLLTVSSNSPNGLPDQVPDNDTWSKEFFMSFPSENMDLLLTPDNWGSDITWTLHSEAGTLLYSGGPYANNQSGQTMTIPFCLTNGCFTFTINDLFGDGICCSSGQGEYVIVNEEGHVYAQSDGQYGLQNIDEICLSAVSVPEVAGMGALGVYPNPTDGLVTVTLAGLEGPVALQLTDGTGRLVRETMLPQAAPWTTVDLRGLARGVYLLTAMHAQGRVAQRVVLDR; encoded by the coding sequence ATGCACCGCACGTTGCGCAACCTGGCGATCGCGGCCTTCGCGCTTCCCTGCACCACCACCATGGCCCAGCAGGCCTTTGGCGGCCAGCCCTTCGGCCTGATGCCCCATTTGACCGGCCTGCCCGCGCCACCCGTGGTGACCGTGGACCAGCCCACCAGCGGCCACACGCGCGCCCTGTCACTGGACCTTTTGACCGAGGCGATCGAGCATACCATGCCCAACGGCGATCGGCTTTGGCGGCTCTCGCTGCATGCACCAGGTGCCGTGGCGCTGGGCATCTCCTTCGATGCCTTCGAGGTGCCCTATGGCGGTCTTGTCTTCCTCTACAATGAAGCCGGCCAACAACTTGGCGCCTACATGACGGCCAGCTTGGATGGTGCTCCCATCTTGCGCACACCGCGGCTGCCGGGTAACCGCATCACCGTGGAGTACTATGAGCCCCTGGAGGTGCAGGGCGAAGGAGCGATCCGCATCGGAGCGGTGCACCTGCTGGACGCCAACAACGGCCCCGGACGTGCGATGACGGAACAGGAGGACGGCGCGCCCAAGGGTGCCGGTTGCACCGTGACCCCTCCACCCGAAGTGGACATCCTGAGCATCGAATACCAGATCGTCATCGCGCAGGACCCCTTCTGCTGTTTCGACGATTGGGATGACATGTGCCAGGAAGCCTACGATCTGCTCACAGGCGGATGCCCCGCCGTGCCACCTTCCACGGTGGACACCAACAGCCAGGCCTACCTGCTCACCATCCTGGAAGACCCCTACTGCTGCGAGGTGGAGTGGGACGCCATCTGCCAGACCGCCTACGAAGGTTTCGGCGGCACCACGCCTGTGGAATGCGCGGTGGTCCCACCGGCCGAAGTGGATGTGGCGAGCGCGGAATACCTGCTGGTGATCGCGGCCTATCCGGGATGTTGCACCACGGCCTGGACCAGCGAATGCACGGACGCCTACAACGATCTGGTGACGCCGCCCGTGCCCGACCTGGATGCGGCCATCACCTCCATCGTGGACCTTCCCGATCTGGTCTGCGGTGAGGACCATATCGCGCCCCGTGTCACCATCAAGAACAACGGCACCACGGTGATCACCTCCGTGATCGTGATCTATGGCATTGGCGGCCAGGCACCGGCCCTGGATGTCTGGAACGGCTCACTCCTGCCGGGCCAGACCTACAACCACGACCTGCCACCCTACACGGTGCCATCCGCCGAGAATCTACTCACCGTCTCCAGCAATTCCCCCAACGGTCTCCCCGACCAGGTGCCGGACAATGACACGTGGAGCAAGGAGTTCTTCATGAGCTTCCCTTCGGAGAACATGGACCTGCTGCTCACTCCCGACAATTGGGGATCGGATATCACGTGGACGCTGCATTCGGAGGCCGGCACCCTGCTATACAGCGGCGGGCCCTACGCCAACAACCAGAGCGGGCAGACCATGACGATCCCCTTCTGCCTGACGAACGGTTGCTTCACCTTCACCATCAACGACCTTTTCGGCGATGGCATCTGCTGCAGCAGTGGCCAGGGCGAATATGTGATCGTGAACGAGGAGGGCCACGTCTATGCGCAGAGCGACGGCCAGTATGGCTTGCAGAACATCGATGAGATCTGCCTCAGCGCGGTCTCGGTACCGGAAGTGGCGGGCATGGGCGCGCTGGGCGTGTACCCCAATCCCACCGATGGCCTGGTGACGGTGACGCTGGCCGGGCTGGAGGGTCCGGTGGCGCTGCAACTGACCGATGGCACGGGCCGTCTGGTCCGCGAAACGATGCTGCCACAAGCCGCTCCATGGACCACGGTGGATCTGCGCGGACTGGCGCGTGGGGTCTACCTCCTCACCGCGATGCATGCGCAGGGCCGCGTGGCGCAACGCGTGGTGCTGGACCGGTGA
- a CDS encoding YdcF family protein: protein MKHDGPAGRLSGLRERFSGRLVLSVIGLLLLLTTCWLVRRPLLRAVGDHLITPDPQMRCDAIYVLGGSPLERGLAAAHLLDRGLAPVAYCTGSNIPTVLEAAGFTWNEAELSRMAALRAGADSARVQLLPRGTSTWEESNAIFLHAWMLGHDTITVVSTEFHLRRVRRVFRKRFAKEGMTVLLHGATSDRYDHRQWWRSEEGLLMVNNEYVKLVYYLLRY from the coding sequence ATGAAACATGATGGACCTGCCGGCCGCCTCAGCGGTCTGCGCGAGCGTTTCTCTGGCCGCTTGGTGCTATCGGTCATCGGCCTATTATTGTTGCTGACCACCTGCTGGCTGGTGCGGCGGCCTTTGTTGCGCGCGGTAGGCGACCACCTCATCACGCCCGACCCCCAGATGCGATGCGACGCCATCTATGTGCTGGGCGGATCGCCGTTGGAGCGTGGCCTTGCGGCGGCCCACCTGCTGGATCGCGGCCTGGCGCCAGTGGCCTACTGCACGGGCTCGAACATCCCCACCGTGCTGGAGGCGGCGGGCTTCACATGGAACGAGGCGGAGCTCAGCCGCATGGCCGCCCTCCGGGCCGGGGCGGACAGCGCCCGCGTGCAGCTGTTGCCAAGGGGCACCAGCACCTGGGAGGAATCCAACGCGATATTCCTGCATGCCTGGATGCTGGGGCACGACACCATCACCGTCGTGTCCACGGAGTTCCACCTCAGGCGGGTGCGGCGCGTTTTCCGCAAGCGCTTCGCGAAGGAAGGCATGACCGTGCTGTTGCATGGTGCCACCAGCGACCGTTACGATCACCGCCAATGGTGGCGTAGTGAGGAGGGCCTCCTGATGGTGAACAACGAGTACGTGAAGCTGGTGTACTACCTGCTTCGCTACTGA
- a CDS encoding VWA domain-containing protein — protein sequence MDLTTAHSLWLAPLCLALGVALAWWLYRRAGARDGFSPGLARGLAVVRALAIALIAFFLLEPMVRTMLRDVRKPVLVIAHDGSSSLRFAGDTTRLRTTYRSALEDLAERLSDRFLVRTFTYGDHVREGLSFEQGDALTDISQLLREAYDRFSGPDLGAVVLTGDGIHNRGRDPRLEAARLGVPVFTIALGDTTVRPDLLLKDVEHNRISYLGNDFPLLARIEARRLVGASTRVTVSSSGREIASQEVRITGDPFIAELPFTIRTEKPGLQRYTVTVRPLDREDTDLNNSMDVYIDVLDDRQKILLLGDAPHPDLGALRLALGGMEGYGSELRFAADFTGSAEAFDLIVLHRLPSPKHPVEGLLARAREKGIPVLFILGPGMDLNAFNAQGAGMRVMGGRAAHSDVHALVDRGATAFALDEDQVRAFERFPPLQAPFGQYELGRSATAMMRQRIGAVRTEQPLLVVQQQGERRTAVFAGEGLWRWRSADLQQNGSHVRFDRLVHKLAQYLALKADRSRFRVDHAPVFLENERILMRAELYDATYELVNTPEAAITLTDEDGRDYPYAFLRAGNAYRLDAGRLPPGRYAWQASAPFDGQRFTAKGELLVKGLVAERLNTAADHGLLEDLAVRTGGMMFAPEAMEALEAAIRERPGLVARSYVQASFSDLIGLRWLFFVLLGLLALEWVLRRRHGAY from the coding sequence ATGGACCTCACCACCGCCCACAGCCTCTGGCTGGCGCCGCTTTGTCTGGCGCTGGGCGTGGCCCTGGCATGGTGGCTGTATCGGCGCGCGGGAGCCAGGGATGGTTTTTCTCCGGGGCTGGCCCGCGGGTTGGCGGTGGTGCGCGCGTTGGCCATCGCGCTCATCGCCTTCTTCCTGTTGGAACCCATGGTGCGTACCATGCTTCGCGATGTGCGCAAGCCGGTGCTGGTGATCGCGCACGACGGTTCTTCCTCACTTCGCTTCGCCGGGGATACGACCCGTTTGCGCACCACCTACCGCAGTGCTTTGGAAGACCTGGCCGAGCGCCTTTCCGACCGTTTCCTCGTGCGCACCTTCACCTATGGCGACCACGTGCGCGAGGGTCTGTCCTTTGAACAGGGGGACGCGCTCACCGACATCAGCCAATTGCTGCGCGAAGCCTACGATCGTTTCAGCGGACCCGATCTGGGCGCCGTGGTGCTGACCGGCGATGGCATCCACAACCGGGGACGTGATCCGCGCCTGGAGGCAGCGCGCCTTGGTGTGCCCGTTTTCACCATCGCGCTGGGCGATACCACCGTGCGGCCGGACCTGCTGCTGAAGGACGTGGAGCACAACCGCATCAGCTATCTCGGCAATGACTTCCCCCTGCTGGCCCGCATCGAGGCGCGGCGGTTGGTGGGTGCTTCCACGCGCGTGACGGTCAGCAGCAGTGGCCGCGAGATCGCCTCGCAGGAGGTACGCATCACCGGTGATCCCTTCATCGCCGAGCTGCCCTTCACCATCCGCACGGAGAAACCCGGCCTGCAGCGCTACACGGTGACGGTGCGCCCGCTGGACCGGGAGGACACCGACCTGAACAACAGCATGGACGTGTACATCGACGTGCTGGACGACCGGCAGAAGATCCTGTTGCTTGGCGATGCGCCACATCCCGACCTGGGCGCCTTGCGGCTGGCGCTCGGTGGTATGGAGGGTTACGGTTCGGAGCTGCGTTTCGCGGCGGACTTCACCGGCAGCGCCGAGGCCTTCGATCTCATCGTGCTGCACCGGTTGCCATCGCCGAAGCACCCTGTCGAAGGGCTGCTCGCCCGGGCGCGCGAGAAGGGCATTCCGGTGCTGTTCATCCTGGGGCCGGGCATGGACCTCAACGCTTTCAATGCGCAGGGCGCCGGCATGCGCGTCATGGGCGGCCGCGCCGCGCACAGCGATGTGCATGCGCTGGTGGACCGCGGCGCCACGGCCTTCGCGCTGGACGAGGACCAGGTGCGGGCCTTCGAACGTTTCCCGCCGTTGCAGGCGCCTTTTGGCCAGTACGAACTGGGACGCTCCGCCACGGCCATGATGCGCCAACGGATCGGCGCGGTACGCACGGAGCAGCCCCTGCTCGTGGTGCAGCAGCAGGGCGAAAGGCGCACGGCGGTCTTCGCCGGGGAAGGTCTTTGGCGTTGGCGCTCGGCGGACCTGCAGCAGAACGGCTCGCATGTACGCTTCGACCGGCTCGTGCACAAACTCGCACAATACCTGGCGCTGAAGGCCGATCGGAGCCGCTTCCGCGTGGACCATGCGCCGGTATTCCTGGAGAATGAGCGGATCCTCATGCGGGCCGAACTCTATGATGCCACCTATGAGCTGGTGAACACGCCGGAGGCCGCGATCACGCTCACCGATGAGGACGGGCGCGACTACCCCTACGCCTTCCTCCGCGCAGGCAATGCCTATCGCCTGGATGCCGGCCGCCTTCCTCCTGGCCGCTATGCCTGGCAGGCGTCCGCCCCATTCGACGGACAACGCTTCACCGCGAAGGGCGAACTGCTTGTGAAGGGCCTGGTGGCGGAGCGACTCAATACAGCGGCCGACCATGGTCTGTTGGAGGACCTGGCGGTGCGCACCGGAGGAATGATGTTCGCGCCCGAGGCGATGGAAGCGCTGGAAGCGGCGATCAGGGAGCGTCCCGGGCTGGTGGCGCGTTCCTACGTGCAGGCCAGCTTCAGCGACCTCATCGGCCTGCGGTGGTTGTTCTTCGTGCTGCTGGGACTGCTCGCGTTGGAGTGGGTGCTTCGCCGCCGCCATGGCGCCTATTGA
- the fabG gene encoding 3-oxoacyl-[acyl-carrier-protein] reductase: MALLNGKTALVTGGSRGIGRGIVERFLEEGADVAFTYVSSPDKAGALAAELAAKHGRRVLAIQSDAGDFAQAQNAVDQVVAAWERLDVLVNNAGITKDQLLMRMSEADWDAVMATNLKSVFNMTKAVMRTMLKQRSGSIINMSSVVGVKGNAGQANYAASKAGIIGFTKSVALELGSRNIRSNAIAPGFIETEMTGALDPKVVEQWREGIPLKRGGTPTDVANACVFLGSDLSAYITGQTLHVCGGMLT; the protein is encoded by the coding sequence ATGGCACTACTGAATGGCAAGACCGCCCTCGTCACCGGCGGCTCGCGCGGCATCGGCCGCGGCATCGTGGAACGTTTTCTCGAAGAGGGCGCCGACGTGGCCTTCACCTATGTGAGCAGCCCCGACAAGGCCGGCGCGCTGGCCGCGGAACTGGCGGCCAAGCATGGTCGCAGGGTGCTCGCCATCCAGAGCGACGCGGGCGACTTCGCCCAGGCCCAGAACGCGGTGGACCAGGTGGTGGCCGCATGGGAGCGGCTGGACGTGCTGGTGAACAATGCCGGCATCACCAAGGACCAACTGCTCATGCGCATGAGCGAGGCGGATTGGGATGCCGTGATGGCCACCAACCTGAAGAGCGTCTTCAATATGACCAAGGCGGTGATGCGCACCATGCTTAAACAACGCAGCGGCAGCATCATCAACATGAGCAGCGTGGTGGGGGTGAAGGGCAACGCCGGCCAGGCCAACTACGCCGCCAGCAAGGCGGGCATCATCGGCTTCACCAAGAGCGTGGCGCTGGAACTGGGCAGCCGCAACATCCGCAGCAACGCCATCGCGCCCGGTTTCATCGAAACGGAGATGACCGGCGCACTCGACCCCAAAGTGGTGGAGCAATGGCGCGAAGGCATCCCCCTGAAACGCGGCGGAACACCCACGGACGTGGCCAATGCCTGCGTCTTCCTCGGCAGCGACCTCAGCGCCTACATCACCGGCCAGACACTGCATGTGTGTGGCGGCATGTTGACCTGA
- a CDS encoding T9SS type A sorting domain-containing protein, with product MLTAEPLGVAGVGEPAIRWSAKVSRVGAFTHGLPEVAEIKAAKQAERSRNDLPVPEGEAGVPKSLQPLVGANFEANWSVAQTPPDNSMAISNGGSIVTANNDEVLYMNTSGTVLQYYAWHDFFNDPQLNANIYDPKVVYDSQADRFIMTVLHGSTAANSIVLLCFSQSNNPTIGWWVYSLPGNVLQNNTWFDYPGLGVSTHDVFITGNMFTSGNNQFNQALVFQVAKAQGYVGQSLNYLYWSNLSGQPYAAFTLQPAGWGHQGNSGPGMLFVSSSAGGASTIRIWQITNAVGSNPQMNAYTSPVPAYAPGANANQMGTNDLLDTGDSRILAAFFLGDRIHFVHHADIGGTWNGIRYGRTNVNDLQTQTANWGNQGTSDLAYPALAAFSNDASDPGVMMAYVRSSPSLYPEARVVYCDQNLTFSNGVLVKQGETFVNFQQGNIERWGDYTGMARRHNAPTPKVWMAACYGAHAQGSLNNTWKTWVAEIGSIGNVGIEETGSGPGMRVFPNPVTDHFQLRFMLQETTALRVEIIDARGAMVKLLHEDTRKPGEYLLTFNRGALTSGTYQLVVRGTNTIIGHETIVVQ from the coding sequence ATGCTGACGGCCGAACCGCTGGGTGTGGCCGGCGTGGGTGAACCCGCCATACGCTGGTCAGCGAAGGTCTCACGGGTCGGAGCATTCACCCATGGGCTGCCCGAAGTGGCGGAGATCAAGGCCGCGAAGCAGGCGGAAAGGTCGCGCAACGACCTGCCGGTACCCGAGGGGGAAGCCGGTGTACCGAAAAGCCTTCAGCCCTTGGTGGGGGCCAATTTCGAGGCGAACTGGTCCGTGGCACAGACACCTCCCGACAATTCCATGGCCATCTCGAATGGCGGATCCATCGTCACCGCCAACAACGACGAGGTGCTCTACATGAACACCTCGGGGACCGTGCTCCAGTACTACGCCTGGCACGACTTCTTCAATGATCCGCAGCTCAACGCGAACATCTACGACCCCAAGGTGGTCTACGACAGCCAGGCCGATCGTTTCATCATGACGGTCCTGCATGGAAGCACCGCGGCGAACTCCATCGTGCTGTTGTGCTTCTCCCAGAGCAACAATCCGACCATTGGATGGTGGGTCTACAGTCTTCCGGGCAACGTGCTGCAGAACAATACCTGGTTCGACTACCCCGGGCTGGGTGTTTCCACACATGATGTCTTCATCACCGGCAACATGTTCACTAGCGGGAACAACCAGTTCAACCAGGCCCTGGTATTCCAAGTGGCCAAGGCGCAGGGCTACGTCGGCCAGTCGCTGAACTATCTGTACTGGTCGAACCTGAGCGGCCAACCCTACGCGGCCTTCACCCTGCAGCCGGCCGGTTGGGGGCACCAGGGCAACTCCGGACCTGGCATGCTGTTCGTGAGCAGCAGCGCTGGGGGCGCCAGTACGATCCGCATCTGGCAGATCACCAATGCGGTGGGTTCCAACCCGCAAATGAACGCCTACACCAGCCCGGTACCCGCCTATGCGCCAGGGGCCAACGCCAACCAGATGGGGACCAACGACCTGCTGGACACCGGCGACTCACGCATCCTGGCCGCCTTCTTTCTCGGCGACCGCATCCACTTCGTGCATCACGCGGATATCGGAGGTACGTGGAACGGCATCCGGTACGGGCGCACCAACGTGAACGACCTGCAGACGCAAACGGCCAACTGGGGGAACCAAGGCACAAGCGACCTGGCCTACCCGGCCCTGGCGGCCTTCAGCAACGATGCGAGCGATCCGGGTGTGATGATGGCCTATGTCCGAAGTTCACCGTCGCTCTATCCTGAAGCCAGGGTGGTCTACTGCGATCAGAACCTCACCTTCAGCAACGGGGTCCTGGTGAAGCAGGGCGAAACCTTCGTGAACTTCCAACAAGGCAATATTGAACGCTGGGGGGACTATACCGGCATGGCACGAAGACACAATGCGCCTACACCGAAGGTCTGGATGGCGGCCTGCTACGGTGCCCACGCGCAGGGATCGCTCAACAACACGTGGAAGACCTGGGTGGCCGAGATCGGTTCCATCGGCAATGTCGGCATCGAAGAGACCGGTTCGGGGCCGGGGATGCGTGTGTTCCCCAACCCGGTGACCGACCACTTCCAACTACGATTCATGCTGCAAGAGACCACCGCCTTGCGAGTGGAGATCATCGATGCCCGGGGAGCGATGGTGAAACTGTTGCACGAGGATACCCGCAAACCCGGGGAGTACCTGCTCACCTTCAACCGCGGCGCGCTCACCAGCGGCACCTATCAGCTTGTGGTCCGCGGCACCAACACCATCATCGGCCATGAAACGATCGTTGTGCAATAG
- the sucD gene encoding succinate--CoA ligase subunit alpha has product MSVLVNKNSKVIVQGFTGSEGTFHATQMIEYGTNVVGGVTPGKGGQKHLDRPVFETVSEAVAKTGADVSIIFVPPAFAADAIMEAAEAGIKVVVCITEGIPVKDMVQAREYLNGKGCVLVGPNCPGVITADECKVGIMPGFVFKKGPVGIVSKSGTLTYEAADQVVKAGLGITTAIGIGGDPIIGTTTLEAVKLFANDPDTKAIVMIGEIGGALEIEAAHWVKAHCKKPVIGFIAGETAPVGRTMGHAGAIVSGADESAAAKKKVMRECGIHVVDSPAQIGAKVKEVLG; this is encoded by the coding sequence ATGAGCGTCCTCGTCAACAAGAACTCCAAGGTCATCGTGCAGGGCTTCACCGGCAGCGAGGGCACCTTCCACGCCACGCAGATGATCGAGTACGGCACCAACGTGGTGGGCGGCGTCACGCCCGGCAAGGGCGGGCAGAAGCATCTGGACAGGCCCGTCTTCGAGACGGTGAGCGAGGCCGTGGCGAAGACCGGCGCTGATGTGAGCATCATCTTCGTTCCGCCCGCCTTTGCTGCGGATGCGATCATGGAGGCGGCCGAGGCGGGGATCAAGGTGGTCGTGTGCATCACCGAGGGCATTCCCGTGAAGGACATGGTGCAGGCCCGCGAATACTTGAATGGCAAGGGTTGCGTGCTGGTGGGCCCCAATTGCCCGGGCGTGATCACCGCCGACGAGTGCAAGGTGGGCATCATGCCGGGCTTCGTGTTCAAGAAGGGCCCGGTGGGCATCGTGAGCAAGAGCGGCACCCTCACCTACGAAGCGGCCGACCAGGTGGTGAAAGCGGGGCTGGGCATCACCACGGCCATCGGCATCGGCGGCGATCCCATCATCGGCACCACCACATTGGAAGCCGTTAAGCTCTTCGCCAATGATCCTGATACCAAGGCCATCGTCATGATCGGCGAGATCGGCGGTGCCTTGGAGATCGAGGCGGCCCATTGGGTCAAGGCCCACTGCAAGAAACCGGTCATCGGCTTCATCGCCGGTGAAACAGCCCCCGTGGGACGCACCATGGGCCATGCCGGCGCGATCGTCAGTGGTGCCGATGAAAGCGCGGCCGCCAAGAAGAAGGTGATGCGCGAATGCGGCATCCACGTGGTGGACAGCCCGGCGCAGATCGGCGCGAAGGTGAAGGAGGTGCTGGGGTAA
- a CDS encoding MFS transporter: MGSRLAILFLTVFIDLLGFGLVIPILPTYAVELGASSFEVGLVMALYALMNFIFSPFWGSLSDRYGRRPVIAFTVAITMLAFLLLANAHSLALLFAARMLAGIGSANIAASQAYITDVTPVERRAKTLGLIGAAFGLGFIFGPPAGGLIKEHFGMDAVGYSAMALSALNLMLVLLFLPESLRERDTAAKVRMKPVTQTLQALRNARFRDLFLTSFIYISAFSMMQVTVALLWEQRYGLSEAHIGYMFAFIGFSSALVQGTMVGWLARTFGEERLMVYGCVLAALGLAIIPFMPIDPFLPWALLPMALLALANGCLMPSLTSQLSRHATEKEQGQVLGMNQSFMSLARIAGPTLGGLLYGWHFRGPYVVGAVLMGGALAFVLAYRRSLVLRRDL; this comes from the coding sequence ATGGGTTCCCGTCTGGCCATCCTCTTTCTCACGGTCTTCATCGACCTGCTCGGCTTCGGGCTGGTGATCCCCATCCTGCCCACCTATGCGGTGGAACTGGGCGCCTCCTCCTTCGAGGTGGGCCTGGTGATGGCGCTCTATGCGCTGATGAATTTCATCTTCTCGCCCTTCTGGGGCTCGTTGAGCGATCGCTACGGCCGCCGCCCGGTGATCGCCTTCACGGTGGCCATCACCATGCTGGCCTTCCTGCTGCTGGCCAACGCGCACAGCCTGGCGCTGCTCTTCGCGGCGCGCATGCTCGCGGGGATCGGCTCGGCCAACATCGCCGCCTCGCAGGCCTACATCACGGACGTGACGCCCGTGGAACGCCGCGCCAAGACCCTGGGACTGATCGGCGCGGCCTTCGGGCTGGGCTTCATCTTCGGTCCACCCGCCGGGGGGCTCATCAAGGAGCACTTCGGCATGGACGCCGTGGGCTACAGCGCCATGGCCCTCAGCGCGCTGAACCTGATGCTGGTGCTGCTCTTCCTGCCTGAATCGTTGCGCGAGCGGGATACCGCCGCCAAGGTGCGCATGAAGCCCGTGACCCAGACGCTGCAGGCCCTGCGCAATGCCCGCTTCCGCGACCTCTTCCTCACGAGCTTCATCTACATCAGCGCGTTCAGCATGATGCAGGTGACCGTGGCCCTGCTGTGGGAGCAGCGATACGGTCTCTCCGAGGCGCACATCGGATACATGTTCGCCTTCATCGGTTTCTCCTCCGCGCTGGTGCAGGGCACCATGGTGGGCTGGCTGGCGCGCACCTTCGGCGAGGAGCGGCTCATGGTGTACGGCTGTGTGCTGGCCGCGCTGGGTCTGGCCATCATCCCCTTCATGCCCATCGACCCCTTCCTGCCCTGGGCCCTGCTGCCCATGGCGCTGCTGGCCCTGGCCAACGGCTGCCTCATGCCCAGCCTCACTTCGCAGCTGAGCCGCCATGCCACCGAGAAGGAGCAGGGCCAGGTGCTGGGCATGAACCAGAGCTTCATGTCGCTGGCGCGCATCGCCGGTCCCACCCTGGGTGGCTTGCTCTATGGCTGGCACTTCCGCGGGCCCTACGTGGTGGGCGCGGTGCTCATGGGCGGTGCGCTGGCCTTTGTGCTGGCCTACCGGCGGTCATTGGTGCTACGCAGGGACCTGTGA
- a CDS encoding NAD(P)/FAD-dependent oxidoreductase, translated as MSNDKARYDGLPYPTVVVVGGGFAGLELVQGLANKPYKVLLLDRQNHHCFQPLLYQVATASLGADSIAHPFRRSVGPMPNVAFRMAEVRRVVAEEKRVETNVGSFQYDILVLATGSTTNFFGNAQMAEVAMQLKTISQALDIRSDFLQEFERAITLREEQDLRRCLNFVIVGAGPTGVELAGALAEIRRTVLKREYREMDSTLMRIVLIDSNDRVLKNFSEKSSANALKYLDELGVEVMLNKRVTGGDDDHIALDDGGVLETNTVIWAAGVKGVLIPGLERAVNERANRFMVDRTNQLAGHPDIYALGDIALMEEPPDWPKGHPQVATVAIQQGRHLLRNLLRRAEGREPLPFTYRNKGSMAVIGRAKAVVEMGGRSFGGWFAWALWMFVHVVQLVHFRNRIMVLVNWAWKYLSWKNTIRLIIRPYVRQGTHVSRPMVAAEERAV; from the coding sequence ATGAGCAACGACAAAGCCCGCTACGACGGTCTGCCCTATCCCACGGTGGTGGTGGTGGGGGGCGGTTTCGCCGGCCTGGAGCTGGTCCAGGGTCTGGCCAACAAGCCCTACAAGGTGCTGCTGCTGGACCGGCAGAACCACCACTGTTTCCAGCCGCTGCTCTACCAGGTGGCCACCGCCAGCCTGGGTGCGGACAGCATAGCGCATCCCTTCCGCCGCTCGGTGGGACCCATGCCCAACGTGGCCTTCCGCATGGCCGAAGTGCGGCGCGTGGTGGCGGAGGAGAAGCGCGTGGAAACGAACGTGGGGTCCTTCCAGTACGACATCCTCGTGCTCGCCACGGGCAGCACCACCAACTTCTTCGGCAACGCACAGATGGCCGAGGTGGCCATGCAGTTGAAGACCATCAGCCAGGCCCTGGACATCCGCAGTGATTTCCTGCAGGAGTTCGAGCGCGCCATCACCTTGCGGGAGGAGCAGGACCTGCGTCGCTGCCTCAACTTCGTGATCGTGGGGGCCGGACCCACGGGCGTTGAATTGGCCGGTGCCCTGGCGGAGATCCGGCGTACGGTGTTGAAACGCGAGTACCGCGAGATGGACAGCACGCTCATGCGCATCGTGCTCATCGACAGCAACGATCGCGTGCTGAAGAACTTCAGCGAGAAGAGCAGCGCCAATGCCCTGAAGTACCTGGACGAACTGGGCGTGGAGGTGATGCTCAACAAGCGTGTCACCGGTGGCGACGACGACCACATCGCGCTCGATGACGGCGGCGTGCTGGAAACGAACACGGTGATCTGGGCCGCCGGGGTGAAAGGGGTGCTCATCCCCGGGCTGGAGCGCGCGGTGAACGAACGCGCCAACCGTTTCATGGTGGACCGCACCAACCAGCTGGCGGGCCATCCGGACATCTATGCCTTGGGCGACATCGCGCTGATGGAGGAGCCGCCGGACTGGCCCAAGGGACATCCGCAGGTGGCCACGGTGGCGATCCAGCAGGGGCGGCATCTCCTGCGGAATCTGTTGCGCCGTGCGGAAGGCCGGGAACCGCTGCCATTCACCTACCGCAACAAGGGCAGCATGGCCGTCATCGGCCGGGCCAAAGCGGTGGTGGAGATGGGTGGCCGAAGCTTCGGCGGCTGGTTCGCCTGGGCCTTGTGGATGTTCGTGCACGTGGTGCAGCTGGTCCACTTCCGCAACCGCATCATGGTGCTGGTGAACTGGGCGTGGAAGTACCTCAGTTGGAAGAACACCATCCGCCTGATCATCCGGCCCTACGTGCGCCAGGGCACACATGTATCCCGGCCCATGGTCGCCGCTGAAGAGCGCGCCGTCTGA